A stretch of the Uranotaenia lowii strain MFRU-FL chromosome 3, ASM2978415v1, whole genome shotgun sequence genome encodes the following:
- the LOC129757537 gene encoding uncharacterized protein LOC129757537 produces MCTVTQTFFLILSLGLVLGYPQAEIADVDFQTEQVNPREQPSEEVIPEIFNIPPDKEVGDLLKNIPPPLRDQKPMASEKLLRPGRSYYYYYPWTYYYPRYRWSPYYNYYNYYWWW; encoded by the coding sequence caAACCTTTTTCCTGATCCTTTCGCTAGGATTGGTCCTGGGATACCCGCAAGCGGAAATCGCTGATGTCGATTTTCAAACCGAACAAGTTAATCCCCGAGAGCAGCCGAGTGAGGAAGTGAttccggaaattttcaacattccaCCGGATAAGGAAGTTGGTGATCTGCTGAAGAATATACCTCCACCCCTGAGGGATCAAAAACCCATGGCATCGGAGAAGTTACTTCGGCCGGGACGATcgtactattattattatccgTGGACTTATTACTATCCCAGATATCGCTGGAGTCCTTATTATAATTACTACAATTACTACTGGTGGTGGTAG